A single Paenibacillus sp. FSL R5-0517 DNA region contains:
- a CDS encoding cupin domain-containing protein gives MNTEFSEQKYGETGVKTSFEQMANGEQKYKMISEDGSYYCRTVASSQGAWQNSHVHISLTEFYVVQSGWIAYASYGDDQVFSIRVMREGEHIIVQPGVHHNIYMSAHSAIHTIKHGLNTSSDWMASPELDRLTQSVTEKELLQKYD, from the coding sequence TTGAACACAGAATTTTCAGAACAGAAATATGGTGAGACCGGTGTCAAAACCAGCTTTGAGCAGATGGCAAATGGGGAACAGAAATATAAAATGATATCCGAAGATGGCAGTTATTATTGCAGAACCGTTGCTTCTTCCCAGGGAGCATGGCAAAACAGTCATGTACATATCAGTCTAACGGAGTTTTATGTGGTGCAATCCGGATGGATTGCTTATGCCAGTTATGGAGACGATCAGGTGTTTTCCATTCGAGTGATGCGTGAAGGAGAGCATATTATTGTCCAACCTGGAGTCCACCACAATATATACATGTCTGCACATAGCGCGATCCATACAATCAAACATGGATTGAATACATCCAGTGATTGGATGGCATCACCTGAGTTGGATAGGTTAACTCAATCTGTAACAGAGAAGGAGCTGCTCCAGAAGTATGATTAA
- a CDS encoding GNAT family N-acetyltransferase: MSVYESNGITVRFLETEDEHQLVKWLTDPEVLQYYEGRDRPHDLEQVREHFYNQDDDATRCIVEYAGSPIGYIQFYKLEEEERTEYGYGDTDEIIYGTDQFIGEIDYWNKGIGTLLVQSMLAYLIHEKQARKVVMDPQSWNLRAISCYEKCGFQRIMLLEKHELHEGQMRDCWLMEYAR, encoded by the coding sequence ATGAGTGTATACGAATCAAACGGAATCACCGTACGTTTCTTGGAAACAGAAGATGAACACCAGCTGGTGAAGTGGCTGACTGACCCGGAAGTCCTTCAATACTATGAAGGCCGTGATCGGCCGCATGATCTGGAGCAGGTAAGAGAGCATTTCTACAATCAGGATGATGATGCTACCCGTTGTATCGTTGAGTATGCAGGAAGTCCCATAGGATACATTCAGTTCTATAAGCTTGAGGAAGAAGAACGAACGGAGTATGGTTATGGAGACACGGATGAGATCATCTATGGAACGGATCAGTTCATTGGTGAGATAGATTATTGGAACAAAGGTATCGGAACATTGCTGGTGCAATCCATGCTAGCCTATCTCATTCATGAAAAACAAGCCCGTAAAGTGGTTATGGACCCTCAATCCTGGAACTTGCGAGCGATATCCTGTTATGAGAAATGTGGTTTTCAAAGGATTATGCTGTTGGAGAAACATGAGCTGCATGAAGGGCAGATGAGAGACTGCTGGCTCATGGAATATGCACGTTAG
- a CDS encoding YfiT family bacillithiol transferase, with translation MDERFPIGPFVHTGEVTLAQREKWIQDIAELPERAREAVKGLSEEQLSLPYREGGWMLKQVIHHMADSHMNSMIRFKLALTEDTPTIRPYYEERWAELSDSRDLDVEFSLQILDALHRRWVVLLKALTDADYAKQFYHPSSQETTRLDYNLGMYAWHGKHHVAHITSLRDRLEI, from the coding sequence ATGGACGAACGATTTCCGATAGGCCCATTTGTACACACGGGTGAAGTTACTTTGGCACAGCGGGAGAAGTGGATTCAGGACATTGCTGAGCTACCTGAACGCGCGCGAGAAGCGGTAAAGGGGCTGAGTGAAGAGCAATTAAGTCTGCCGTATCGAGAAGGTGGATGGATGCTCAAACAGGTCATTCACCACATGGCAGACAGCCATATGAACAGTATGATTCGTTTCAAGTTGGCACTGACCGAGGATACACCTACAATTCGACCGTATTATGAAGAGCGTTGGGCTGAACTGAGTGATTCAAGGGACCTGGATGTTGAGTTCTCACTTCAAATTCTGGATGCGCTCCATCGTCGGTGGGTGGTTCTGTTAAAGGCACTGACAGATGCGGATTATGCCAAACAATTCTATCATCCCTCATCGCAAGAAACGACGAGACTGGATTATAATCTGGGCATGTATGCTTGGCATGGCAAACACCATGTTGCTCATATTACATCGCTTCGAGATCGACTGGAAATTTAG
- a CDS encoding GNAT family N-acetyltransferase: MTVHIRLLNESDPVIISKAFQEQGWGRYAEQYLHYLAEQQNGDRVTLVAELNGEFAGYVNVLWHSKYPSFREQGIPEINDFNVLIKFQRQGIGSRLMDRAEEVISERTDVAGIGVGVFSDYGKAQVLYAHRGYIPDGHGVHRHDHYIQPGEETIMDDDVVLYLTKKLRGIQ, from the coding sequence ATGACTGTACATATCAGATTATTAAATGAGAGTGATCCTGTAATCATATCCAAGGCGTTTCAGGAGCAGGGGTGGGGGAGATACGCTGAGCAGTATCTTCATTACTTGGCTGAACAACAGAATGGGGACCGTGTAACCTTGGTAGCGGAGTTGAATGGAGAATTTGCCGGATACGTGAATGTATTGTGGCATTCCAAATACCCTTCTTTCAGGGAACAAGGCATTCCCGAAATTAACGATTTTAATGTGCTGATCAAGTTCCAGCGCCAAGGTATTGGTTCACGGTTGATGGACCGCGCAGAGGAAGTTATTTCGGAACGAACGGATGTAGCAGGTATTGGTGTAGGTGTATTTTCCGATTATGGCAAAGCGCAAGTTTTATATGCCCATCGCGGATACATACCGGACGGTCATGGTGTTCACAGACACGATCATTACATTCAGCCAGGTGAAGAAACGATTATGGACGACGATGTTGTACTTTATCTTACGAAGAAATTAAGAGGCATACAATAA
- a CDS encoding GNAT family N-acetyltransferase, producing MTIRLFQTIDQPAVLKMMTDHHFQFPSFIREQYPARWDLFLNMMDERISAYYVMVDEADVVIGHAGYIFQPTVNRYEIVGVVTCKSHLRQGVARTLITEICMKIAGFGCSDIMLYTLDHAENEAALVFYERMNFQKEGIDMNYYTSGFHRLALVKTL from the coding sequence ATGACTATTCGTCTTTTTCAAACGATTGATCAGCCAGCAGTGCTGAAAATGATGACGGACCATCATTTTCAATTCCCTTCGTTTATACGCGAACAGTATCCTGCGCGCTGGGATTTATTTTTAAATATGATGGATGAACGGATCAGTGCTTATTATGTCATGGTTGACGAAGCAGATGTTGTCATAGGTCATGCTGGTTATATCTTTCAGCCTACGGTTAACCGATATGAAATCGTTGGCGTTGTTACGTGTAAATCACACCTTCGACAAGGTGTAGCACGTACACTAATTACTGAAATATGCATGAAAATAGCTGGATTTGGATGTAGTGATATCATGCTTTACACACTTGATCATGCAGAAAATGAAGCGGCGCTCGTATTTTATGAACGAATGAATTTTCAAAAGGAAGGTATCGATATGAATTATTATACCTCGGGGTTCCATAGGCTGGCTCTTGTCAAAACATTATAA
- a CDS encoding VOC family protein — protein MFSKVGQIMLYVNNQDESLAFWTEVAGFHIVDEVNLDEGMRWIEIAPTPDSQTSIILHDKEFVERMSAGVNLGTPSLMFFTENLDQLYADLSGKHVTVGEIVEMPTGRVFNFADNEKNYFAVLERTK, from the coding sequence ATGTTTAGCAAAGTCGGCCAAATTATGTTGTATGTCAACAATCAGGATGAATCACTAGCATTTTGGACGGAAGTTGCAGGATTCCACATTGTGGATGAAGTAAACCTCGACGAGGGCATGAGATGGATTGAGATTGCGCCTACCCCAGATTCGCAGACGAGCATTATTCTCCATGACAAAGAGTTTGTCGAGCGGATGTCGGCGGGTGTAAATCTGGGTACACCATCATTAATGTTCTTCACCGAAAATCTGGATCAACTATATGCTGACTTGTCTGGAAAACATGTAACGGTTGGAGAGATTGTCGAGATGCCAACGGGGCGTGTCTTCAACTTTGCTGATAACGAAAAAAATTACTTTGCAGTCTTGGAGCGGACGAAGTAA
- a CDS encoding class I SAM-dependent methyltransferase → MEKTIKSVQDLYDMLDADFRSAKQFWEPFYEDRNRPIPFFPNKPDENLVAHVNAGLLAGGKALELGCGPGRNALYLTRQGYQVDAYDLSKTAIAWAKERAAEEQLDVHFECRSVFELAPQQEYDLVYDSGCLHHLLPHQRIPYIEMIHQALKPGGYFGMSCFAPGFGGQGGPESVMDDWQVYQEKSMKGGLAFTEEKLRYLLQDPFECVELRPMKAMGQDENCFGLPILWVTMWRKPGV, encoded by the coding sequence GTGGAAAAAACGATTAAAAGTGTACAGGATCTATATGATATGCTCGATGCAGACTTCAGATCTGCCAAGCAATTTTGGGAGCCTTTCTATGAGGACCGGAACAGACCCATACCCTTTTTCCCAAACAAACCGGATGAGAATCTGGTAGCACATGTGAACGCAGGTTTGCTTGCAGGTGGCAAGGCACTGGAACTGGGTTGTGGTCCAGGCAGAAATGCATTGTATTTGACCCGCCAAGGATATCAGGTAGATGCTTATGATCTTTCCAAGACAGCTATTGCCTGGGCTAAGGAGAGGGCGGCAGAAGAGCAACTGGACGTACATTTTGAATGTCGCTCCGTGTTCGAACTGGCCCCGCAGCAAGAATATGATCTTGTCTACGACTCGGGTTGTCTGCATCATCTGCTACCTCATCAGCGGATTCCTTACATAGAGATGATTCACCAAGCGCTCAAGCCCGGAGGATACTTTGGGATGAGCTGTTTTGCTCCTGGTTTTGGCGGTCAAGGTGGGCCGGAGAGCGTCATGGATGATTGGCAGGTATATCAAGAGAAGTCGATGAAAGGCGGACTGGCCTTTACGGAGGAAAAGCTCCGTTATTTACTGCAAGATCCATTTGAATGCGTGGAATTACGTCCTATGAAGGCGATGGGCCAGGATGAGAATTGTTTTGGATTACCCATTTTGTGGGTGACCATGTGGAGAAAACCTGGCGTGTAG
- a CDS encoding SDR family NAD(P)-dependent oxidoreductase: protein MRQRYFIITGTSKGIGKQLAELLLARGDWVYGISRGHSHELESSEEWSGRYHHVQYDLADLTGIDDMVTHVLDKIRSQEADCIGLINNAAMLEPLGPIEQCSAAEISQSLNISLAAPMILSSSFIQQTNHLSARRKIVNLSSGSGSYPAPSMAVYCTSKAGLNMFTQCVSLEQTGQQNPVEIIAFDPGMVDTELQAAARGKSTEEFALAGMFNQVYEAGQLRSPRDVAIQLIERMDGHNQP, encoded by the coding sequence ATGAGACAGAGGTATTTTATCATTACAGGTACATCCAAAGGAATTGGCAAACAGCTCGCGGAGTTGTTGTTAGCCAGGGGAGACTGGGTCTATGGCATTTCACGCGGGCATTCGCACGAGTTGGAATCAAGCGAGGAATGGAGCGGGCGTTACCATCATGTTCAGTACGATCTAGCCGACCTGACGGGGATTGATGATATGGTTACACATGTATTGGACAAAATCCGTTCTCAGGAAGCTGATTGCATTGGACTCATTAATAATGCAGCGATGCTGGAGCCTCTAGGACCCATAGAACAATGCAGTGCGGCAGAGATAAGTCAGAGTCTTAACATCAGTCTTGCAGCGCCAATGATACTGAGCTCATCTTTTATTCAACAAACCAATCACCTGTCCGCCAGACGTAAAATTGTTAATCTCTCATCGGGTTCGGGAAGTTATCCCGCGCCTTCAATGGCAGTGTACTGTACATCCAAAGCAGGCCTGAACATGTTCACCCAATGCGTATCTTTGGAGCAAACGGGTCAACAGAATCCTGTTGAGATCATTGCTTTTGATCCGGGGATGGTCGATACAGAGTTACAGGCTGCTGCACGAGGCAAAAGTACAGAGGAGTTTGCGCTTGCAGGCATGTTCAATCAAGTGTATGAAGCAGGCCAATTAAGATCGCCACGAGACGTCGCGATACAGTTGATCGAGCGGATGGATGGACACAATCAACCTTAG
- a CDS encoding response regulator transcription factor yields MFKIMLIEDDESLFNEIKERLSQWSYDVYGVQDFGKVLQEYSVIQPQLVIIDIQLPQYDGFHWCRIIRSHSNVPIIFLSSRDHPADMVMSMHLGADDFIQKPFHFDVLIAKIQATLRRVYNYNTEHIELRTWRGAAIEYVKNTLTCGDESVLLTKNEMFILKVLVEHKNQIVTREDLIRSLWDYEHFVSDNTLTVNVNRLRKKLEPIGLERYIETKVGQGYMATEEAEA; encoded by the coding sequence TTGTTTAAAATTATGCTCATTGAAGACGACGAATCGTTATTTAATGAAATCAAGGAACGGTTATCCCAATGGTCGTATGACGTGTATGGTGTGCAGGACTTTGGCAAGGTATTGCAGGAGTATAGCGTAATTCAGCCGCAATTGGTCATTATTGATATTCAGTTGCCCCAATATGACGGGTTCCATTGGTGTCGGATCATTCGTTCGCATTCCAATGTGCCGATTATCTTTTTGTCCTCACGGGATCATCCTGCGGATATGGTCATGTCTATGCATTTGGGTGCAGACGATTTTATCCAGAAGCCGTTTCACTTCGATGTATTGATTGCCAAGATTCAGGCAACTCTGCGGAGGGTGTACAACTACAATACAGAGCATATTGAACTCCGGACTTGGCGCGGTGCTGCAATTGAATATGTGAAAAATACACTCACTTGCGGGGATGAATCTGTTTTGTTAACCAAAAATGAGATGTTCATCCTTAAAGTGCTGGTGGAGCACAAAAATCAGATCGTTACCCGTGAGGATCTCATCCGGAGCTTGTGGGATTACGAGCATTTCGTGAGTGACAATACGCTGACGGTTAACGTTAATCGGTTACGGAAGAAGCTTGAACCCATCGGCTTGGAGCGATACATTGAAACCAAGGTAGGTCAGGGGTACATGGCAACGGAAGAGGCAGAAGCATGA
- a CDS encoding sensor histidine kinase — MIGKYIRERASWLCLLVSIQLIILLVAYLDSSIPFQSVVYIVVLNVVVCLVFIWARYLKETRFYKKLSTWDQTYNLGELDIADSPYEQIVHEALSSQTQRYRKESSHHFIALEQEKDEMLSWIHEVKTPLTALQLMIERLPDDKLQSQMTYEWLRIHQLLDQQLHQKRIPFMHNDLFIEETEFEPILNSEIRALRSWCISKGIGFDVSLMVSRVLTDSKWLGFILRQLLSNAVKYSDSSDILIESREQDGHVILMIKDHGRGIEAQDLPRIFDKGFTSTRGRMDGAATGMGLYLVCQVVPTLHMRIHVESSPGEGTTVTLTFPRKNDMVHLAGV; from the coding sequence ATGATCGGTAAGTACATACGAGAAAGGGCTAGTTGGTTATGTCTACTGGTAAGCATACAACTTATTATTTTATTGGTAGCTTACCTGGACTCGTCCATTCCATTCCAATCTGTGGTGTATATCGTAGTGCTGAATGTGGTGGTCTGTCTTGTTTTTATCTGGGCGAGATATCTGAAAGAGACTCGTTTCTATAAAAAGTTGAGCACCTGGGATCAAACTTATAATCTGGGAGAACTCGATATCGCCGATAGTCCATATGAGCAGATCGTACATGAGGCCCTCAGTTCCCAGACACAGCGATATCGTAAGGAGTCGTCACATCATTTTATCGCTTTGGAACAGGAGAAGGACGAGATGTTGTCCTGGATTCATGAGGTGAAGACCCCACTGACTGCGTTGCAACTGATGATCGAGCGCTTGCCAGATGATAAGCTACAGAGCCAAATGACATATGAATGGTTACGAATCCATCAGTTGCTGGATCAGCAGCTTCATCAGAAGCGGATTCCGTTCATGCATAATGATCTGTTCATCGAAGAGACGGAATTTGAACCGATATTGAATAGTGAGATTCGAGCACTGAGATCGTGGTGCATATCCAAGGGGATTGGCTTTGATGTGTCGTTGATGGTATCGCGTGTGCTCACAGACAGCAAATGGTTAGGCTTCATCCTCCGGCAGTTGTTGAGCAATGCGGTGAAATATAGCGATTCATCGGACATCCTCATTGAAAGTCGGGAACAGGATGGACATGTCATACTGATGATTAAGGATCACGGGCGAGGGATTGAGGCTCAGGATCTGCCGCGTATATTTGATAAAGGATTTACGTCTACCCGAGGCAGAATGGATGGAGCGGCGACTGGGATGGGGCTGTATCTGGTTTGTCAGGTGGTCCCAACCCTTCATATGCGCATTCATGTAGAGTCTTCTCCTGGCGAGGGCACTACCGTCACACTTACTTTTCCGCGAAAGAACGACATGGTGCATCTTGCAGGCGTGTGA
- a CDS encoding ABC transporter ATP-binding protein → MWILEAKKIHKVYGNKLNKQEVLKGIDLGVSKGEFVGIMGPSGSGKTTLLNVLSSIDRVSQGTIDIEGKEFTGMKEKQLAEFRKHHLGFIFQEYNLLDTLTVKENVLLPLSITSIPKQEAHQKFEQIANELGIYELKDKYPSEISGGQKQRTSAARAFVHEPSIIFADEPTGALDSKSASDLLGKLSEMNSTRKATIIMVTHDPVAASYCSRVIFIRDGQIYTQLNKGDESRQSFFNDIIKTQGVLGGVQQ, encoded by the coding sequence ATGTGGATACTGGAAGCCAAAAAAATTCATAAAGTCTATGGTAATAAACTGAATAAACAGGAAGTGCTGAAGGGGATTGATCTCGGGGTAAGCAAGGGAGAGTTTGTCGGTATTATGGGGCCATCGGGTTCGGGTAAAACGACACTGCTTAATGTACTTTCCTCCATCGATCGGGTGAGCCAGGGCACGATTGATATTGAGGGCAAGGAATTCACCGGAATGAAGGAGAAACAGCTGGCTGAGTTCCGCAAACATCATCTGGGCTTTATTTTTCAGGAATATAATCTGCTGGATACCCTTACGGTGAAGGAAAATGTATTATTGCCGCTCTCGATCACAAGTATTCCAAAACAGGAGGCACACCAGAAGTTTGAACAGATTGCCAATGAACTGGGCATCTACGAATTGAAGGACAAGTATCCATCTGAGATTTCAGGTGGGCAGAAGCAGCGGACTTCAGCAGCACGAGCATTTGTCCATGAGCCAAGTATCATCTTTGCGGATGAGCCAACCGGAGCGCTTGATTCCAAGTCTGCCTCCGATCTGCTCGGCAAGTTAAGTGAGATGAACAGTACCCGAAAGGCAACCATTATTATGGTTACCCATGATCCGGTTGCTGCAAGTTATTGCAGCAGAGTGATCTTCATTCGAGACGGTCAGATCTACACCCAGCTGAATAAAGGAGACGAGTCCCGGCAATCGTTCTTTAATGACATTATCAAAACCCAGGGCGTATTGGGTGGTGTACAGCAATGA